One segment of Vibrio orientalis CIP 102891 = ATCC 33934 DNA contains the following:
- a CDS encoding HD-GYP domain-containing protein has product MASIKITVDRLQPGLHIRLPCKWNEHPFLFNSFKVKDEETIRLIRHLGIKHVFINPNQSDTEPLPPSAQSEPVSEKPDATELEAKKLWKEKQDRIEKLSAYRRRVINCEKEFERSLSRMRAVMNKIRNRPEQAVDEASQLVNDIVDKLLSDDNVTLHLMNGKSEFEDIYFHSLNVSVVAMMIAKAKKLNAQEIKEVAFASLFHDMGKVKVPTAILRKQTALTEPEKNYLKLHTKYGLEIAAHMDSFPESARNVIAQHHELNDGSGYPDGLKEEAIDPLTQIVAVANAYDNLCHSNIPSEQKIPYVALSHLYKNCKHLYNNENLSLLIKFMGIYPPGTVVQLSNDMVGLVISVNAKNILFPNVLIYDPSVPRTQAPIIDLAEKEIKIVNAVLPNKLPDKVREYLNPRSRISYFFDSDD; this is encoded by the coding sequence GTGGCAAGTATAAAAATTACCGTAGACAGATTACAGCCAGGGCTGCACATTCGACTTCCTTGCAAGTGGAATGAGCACCCGTTCTTATTTAATAGTTTCAAAGTCAAAGATGAAGAAACTATCCGCTTGATTCGCCACCTTGGTATCAAGCACGTCTTTATTAATCCAAATCAAAGTGACACAGAGCCGTTGCCTCCTTCAGCTCAAAGTGAACCAGTCAGTGAAAAGCCGGATGCAACCGAGTTAGAAGCGAAAAAACTTTGGAAAGAAAAGCAAGACCGAATTGAAAAGCTAAGTGCGTATCGTCGCAGAGTGATTAACTGTGAGAAAGAGTTTGAGCGTTCATTATCGCGCATGCGTGCAGTGATGAATAAAATTCGTAATCGTCCAGAGCAGGCTGTTGATGAAGCGAGCCAGTTAGTTAACGATATCGTCGATAAGTTATTGAGTGACGATAATGTCACCTTACATTTGATGAATGGCAAAAGTGAATTTGAAGATATCTACTTTCATTCACTCAACGTGTCTGTTGTCGCGATGATGATTGCGAAGGCGAAAAAACTCAATGCTCAAGAAATAAAAGAAGTGGCATTTGCGTCATTGTTCCATGATATGGGCAAAGTGAAAGTACCGACGGCAATTTTACGTAAACAGACCGCACTGACTGAGCCTGAGAAGAATTACCTAAAACTGCATACTAAATATGGATTAGAGATTGCTGCTCATATGGATAGCTTTCCAGAGAGTGCGCGAAATGTCATTGCTCAGCACCATGAATTGAATGATGGTTCGGGCTACCCTGATGGCTTAAAAGAAGAGGCCATCGATCCGTTAACTCAAATTGTTGCTGTCGCGAATGCCTATGACAACCTCTGCCACAGTAATATTCCTTCGGAACAAAAGATCCCTTATGTAGCGCTTTCTCATTTATATAAGAACTGTAAACATCTTTATAATAATGAGAACCTCAGTTTGCTAATCAAGTTCATGGGGATCTACCCACCGGGAACCGTAGTCCAACTATCGAATGATATGGTTGGTCTGGTTATCTCTGTTAATGCTAAGAACATTCTTTTCCCTAATGTGCTTATTTATGATCCGTCAGTTCCAAGAACTCAAGCACCAATCATTGATCTTGCAGAGAAAGAGATAAAGATAGTTAACGCGGTATTACCAAACAAACTGCCAGATAAAGTGCGCGAATACTTAAACCCACGCTCGAGAATATCCTACTTCTTTGATTCTGATGACTAG
- a CDS encoding VOC family protein: MYKLTPYLFFAGRCEEALEFYHKCFGGVVVTKQFFKDAPQVIEGADPQWIMHAEFEAFGMKLMLSDGMVAKELTGNNVALSIVLDDLDEQARLYDKLLEGGHIMMPLEDTFWGARFGKVEDQFGIRWMLHCDLVK, translated from the coding sequence ATGTACAAATTAACCCCATACCTGTTTTTTGCTGGTCGATGTGAAGAGGCGCTAGAGTTCTATCATAAGTGCTTTGGTGGCGTTGTTGTGACTAAGCAATTCTTTAAAGATGCACCGCAAGTGATTGAAGGTGCTGACCCTCAATGGATTATGCATGCGGAGTTTGAAGCGTTTGGAATGAAGCTTATGTTATCCGATGGTATGGTCGCGAAAGAATTGACGGGTAATAACGTTGCACTGTCCATTGTATTGGACGATTTGGATGAGCAAGCTAGGCTATATGACAAGCTGCTCGAGGGCGGACATATCATGATGCCGCTTGAAGATACATTTTGGGGAGCACGCTTTGGTAAGGTTGAGGATCAGTTTGGTATCCGTTGGATGCTTCATTGCGATTTAGTAAAATAG
- a CDS encoding VC0807 family protein: protein MSDMTNKKSNPLFEILFNVFLPSFILMKFSGEEHLGTALALIVALAFPVAYGGMELIRNKRFNFIAALGFVSVLLTGGIGLLELDTQWLAVKEALIPGLIGLAVLGSTFTRYPFMQKVIFTPTLLNMSLIEERLEQSGNPAAFERCLMKSNYLFACTFAFSSAMNYFLATWIVTSPAGTAAFNEELGKLTLYSYPAIAIPSMLMMMGIFYYVWRQVRAMTSLETEQIFNIK from the coding sequence ATGAGTGATATGACCAACAAAAAGTCGAACCCCTTGTTCGAGATCCTCTTCAACGTATTTCTACCGTCTTTTATTTTGATGAAGTTCAGTGGAGAAGAGCATTTAGGTACCGCATTAGCTCTTATTGTGGCTTTAGCCTTCCCAGTGGCTTACGGCGGTATGGAACTTATTCGCAACAAGAGATTCAACTTCATTGCAGCACTTGGTTTTGTCAGTGTGTTATTAACAGGTGGTATTGGCTTACTTGAGCTAGATACCCAGTGGTTGGCCGTTAAAGAGGCGCTCATCCCTGGTTTGATTGGCTTAGCGGTTTTAGGATCTACGTTTACTCGTTACCCATTTATGCAGAAGGTGATCTTCACGCCAACACTGCTCAACATGTCATTGATTGAAGAACGATTAGAGCAATCAGGTAACCCAGCGGCGTTTGAGCGCTGCTTAATGAAGTCGAACTACTTGTTCGCATGTACGTTTGCTTTCTCTTCGGCGATGAACTATTTCCTTGCAACATGGATTGTGACTAGTCCAGCAGGTACCGCGGCATTTAATGAAGAGCTAGGCAAGCTGACACTTTATAGTTACCCAGCAATTGCGATCCCAAGCATGTTGATGATGATGGGGATCTTCTATTATGTATGGCGACAAGTTCGCGCCATGACCTCACTCGAGACAGAGCAGATCTTTAATATCAAGTAA
- a CDS encoding RDD family protein translates to MSTTDTLPPAGLFRRLGALFYDGLIIIAVEMMAAGIIIAILHALMAMGIFNVGGYADVSDFLTNHPIWSPVYTAYLAFVWIYFFVYFWTRAGQTLGMRAWKLHLRSNDGTAVSVTQALIRISTSGFGLANFTVPLDPQKRGFHDIWAKTQVVVLPKAN, encoded by the coding sequence ATGTCAACAACTGACACGTTGCCACCAGCAGGGCTGTTTCGCCGTCTGGGAGCACTCTTTTATGATGGGCTAATTATCATCGCGGTTGAGATGATGGCGGCAGGCATCATCATCGCTATTTTACATGCGTTAATGGCAATGGGGATTTTCAATGTCGGTGGTTACGCTGATGTGAGCGATTTTCTCACCAACCATCCTATTTGGAGCCCGGTCTACACGGCTTACTTAGCGTTTGTTTGGATCTATTTCTTTGTCTATTTCTGGACTCGCGCAGGTCAAACACTCGGCATGCGCGCTTGGAAATTGCACCTACGTAGTAATGACGGAACCGCTGTTTCAGTGACTCAAGCCTTGATCCGTATTAGTACTTCAGGCTTTGGCTTAGCAAACTTCACCGTTCCACTTGATCCTCAAAAGCGCGGCTTTCACGATATTTGGGCTAAGACTCAAGTCGTCGTATTGCCAAAAGCAAACTAG
- the luxS gene encoding S-ribosylhomocysteine lyase: MPLLDSFTVDHTRMNAPAVRVAKTMTTPKGDTITVFDLRFTAPNKDILSEKGIHTLEHLYAGFMRNHLNGESIEIIDISPMGCRTGFYMSLIGTPQEQQVADAWLAAMQDVLKVESQNKIPELNEYQCGTAAMHSLDEAKQIAEVILKSGISVNKNDELALPETMLKELKVD, translated from the coding sequence ATGCCGTTATTAGATAGTTTTACCGTAGATCACACGCGTATGAATGCACCTGCTGTACGTGTAGCGAAAACAATGACCACCCCAAAAGGCGATACGATTACGGTATTTGACCTGCGTTTTACTGCACCAAATAAAGATATTCTGTCTGAGAAAGGCATCCACACGCTAGAGCACCTTTACGCAGGCTTTATGCGTAATCACTTAAACGGTGAGAGCATTGAGATCATCGATATCTCGCCAATGGGCTGTCGTACTGGTTTCTACATGAGCCTAATTGGTACACCGCAAGAACAGCAAGTTGCGGATGCTTGGTTAGCTGCAATGCAGGATGTATTGAAAGTTGAAAGCCAGAACAAGATCCCTGAGCTGAATGAATATCAATGTGGTACCGCAGCAATGCACTCTCTTGATGAAGCGAAGCAGATTGCTGAAGTGATTCTAAAGTCTGGTATTTCGGTTAATAAAAACGATGAGCTAGCATTACCTGAAACGATGCTAAAAGAGCTTAAAGTCGACTAA
- the gshA gene encoding glutamate--cysteine ligase: MTEFAARLERVAQNPEVFKSFGRGVERETLRYQQDGHLATTPHPSELGSAYANNWITTDFSESLLEFITPVSTDISTLTAQLEDIHHFTQTKLGEEKMWPLSMPCFVGEEDDINLAQYGSSNSGKMKTLYREGLKRRYGSLMQIISGVHFNFSFPEIFWDQLFGEQSQQQRQDSKSEAYFGLIRNYYRFGWLIPYFFGASPALCSSFIQGRETTLPFEKIGGTLFLPNATSLRMSDLGYTNSAQSSLKIGFNSLDEYLDGLNTAIRTPSEEFAEIGVKVDDEYRQLNSNVLQIENELYAPIRPKRVAKSGEKPSEALARGGVEYIEVRALDVNPYSSVGINEDQVRFLDLFLAWAALTDSEPMDYCEQACWSENWNKVIAEGRKPGLELQIGCRGEVLTLQNWAKRVFVDLVQIAEQMDAANGGDDYQAVCFKLLSWIDNPELTISGQLLADTKHHGGLGKVGCAFGKQYRNQHLDHQYRVYSEQEMEQEVERSRIAQQQVEEADSLNFDEFLTDYFAYLKA; the protein is encoded by the coding sequence TTGACTGAATTTGCTGCGCGACTTGAGCGAGTTGCACAAAACCCAGAAGTATTTAAGAGTTTTGGACGTGGTGTCGAGCGCGAGACGCTACGCTACCAACAAGATGGTCACCTCGCTACTACCCCTCACCCAAGTGAGTTGGGTTCGGCTTATGCCAATAACTGGATAACGACAGACTTCTCTGAATCTCTATTGGAGTTCATCACGCCAGTTTCGACGGACATCTCGACACTCACAGCGCAGCTAGAAGATATTCATCATTTTACTCAAACCAAGTTAGGTGAAGAGAAAATGTGGCCGCTTTCGATGCCGTGTTTTGTTGGTGAGGAAGATGACATCAACTTAGCGCAATATGGCTCGTCAAATTCAGGCAAGATGAAAACCCTATACCGCGAAGGTCTAAAAAGACGTTACGGTAGTTTGATGCAAATTATTTCTGGTGTTCATTTTAATTTCTCATTCCCAGAAATATTTTGGGACCAATTGTTTGGTGAGCAATCACAACAGCAGCGTCAGGACAGTAAGTCAGAAGCTTACTTTGGTCTGATCCGAAACTATTACCGCTTTGGCTGGTTAATCCCGTACTTCTTTGGTGCATCTCCTGCGTTATGTTCATCGTTCATCCAAGGGCGAGAGACAACTCTGCCGTTTGAAAAAATTGGTGGAACCTTGTTCTTACCCAATGCGACCTCACTACGTATGAGTGATTTAGGCTATACCAACAGCGCACAGAGCTCATTGAAGATCGGTTTCAATAGCTTAGATGAGTATCTGGATGGCCTGAATACGGCTATTCGCACGCCATCAGAAGAATTTGCTGAAATTGGCGTCAAGGTTGATGATGAGTACCGTCAACTGAACAGTAATGTACTGCAGATTGAAAATGAACTGTACGCACCTATTCGTCCCAAGCGTGTTGCCAAATCAGGTGAAAAACCTTCAGAAGCGTTAGCGAGAGGTGGTGTTGAGTACATCGAAGTTCGCGCACTCGACGTTAATCCATACAGTTCGGTAGGCATTAATGAAGATCAAGTTCGTTTCTTAGACCTATTCTTAGCGTGGGCAGCGCTGACTGACTCTGAACCTATGGATTACTGTGAGCAGGCATGTTGGAGTGAAAACTGGAACAAAGTGATTGCGGAAGGCCGTAAGCCAGGCCTAGAACTGCAAATCGGTTGCCGAGGTGAAGTGCTGACACTGCAAAACTGGGCTAAGCGTGTATTTGTCGATTTGGTTCAGATTGCTGAGCAAATGGATGCCGCAAATGGCGGTGATGACTATCAAGCGGTGTGCTTTAAATTACTCTCTTGGATTGATAATCCAGAGCTGACTATTTCAGGTCAGCTATTGGCGGACACTAAACACCATGGTGGTCTAGGCAAAGTGGGTTGCGCGTTTGGTAAGCAGTACCGTAATCAGCATTTAGACCATCAGTATCGAGTCTATAGTGAGCAAGAAATGGAGCAGGAAGTGGAACGCTCTCGTATTGCTCAGCAGCAAGTGGAAGAAGCAGACAGCTTAAACTTTGATGAGTTTCTTACTGACTACTTTGCATATTTGAAAGCGTAG
- a CDS encoding M16 family metallopeptidase, giving the protein MRKIWLGAFSLVALYGCASNNLPSVPFFSSLPEGVTLVEEVDAQPGKAMIPYSKYELDNGLTVILSPDHSDPLVHVDVTYHVGSAREQVGKSGFAHFFEHMMFQGSENVGDQQHFKIITEAGGTLNGTTNRDRTNYFETVPSNQLEKMLWLESDRMGFLLDAVSQRKFEIQRDTVKNERAQNYDNRPYGLMWEKMGEAMYPEGHPYSWQTIGYVEDLDRVDVNDLKAFFLRWYGPNNAVLTIGGDIDTEQTLEWVSKYFGSIPTGPEVEQAPKQPASLSEDRYVTLEDRIQQPMLMIGWPTKYNGAEEQASLNALANVLGSGANSLLYQKLVKTQKAVDAGAFQDCTELSCTFYVYAMAPSGEKGALKPLYQELMQTLAEFEAKGVDDKRLEQITGMAEANAVFALQSVRGKVSQLASNETFFNTPDRIQSQLEQIRSVTPESVMDAYKTYVNGHHKVALSVVPRGKTELAAAPANFVTPPRTLPEYQKITDDQLAYRKASDDFDRSVMPEVAEGVKAQMPELYRLYFDNGAELLGTVSSETPTVQLEISFPAGERYVQSGKEGLANLTAAMMQEATSDSSLEELEAQLNTLGSSISINAGNYTTSISVSSLEKNLTETLTLVEEILFKPAFREQDFERIQKQMLEGLVYQHQKPSWLASQATRQVLFSGSVYQRPTDGTEASVAKLTLDDVKAFYKQHYTPQGAQIVVVGDISKRQIKQELAFIDAWQGEIAPLLRPQLVKPLAQQKIFLVDKPGAPQSVVRMVRQGLPFDATGEVYLTQLANFNLAGNFNSRINQNLREDKGYTYGASGYLASNREVGAIVYSAQVRADSTIPSILEMKKELAQYSESGMTDDEMKFLRLAVGQQDALKYETPSQKAGLLNSILAYSLDEDYLKQRNEIVESVQKPTLDGLASKWFNPDDYQIIVVGDKKTLKPQLESLHIPIEELEIIR; this is encoded by the coding sequence ATGAGAAAGATTTGGCTTGGTGCATTTTCTCTTGTCGCACTTTATGGTTGTGCTTCGAATAACCTACCTTCAGTTCCATTTTTTTCCTCTCTACCGGAAGGCGTAACACTTGTTGAAGAAGTGGATGCTCAACCCGGTAAGGCGATGATTCCATACTCTAAGTATGAGCTCGACAATGGTTTAACCGTTATTTTATCTCCCGATCACTCAGATCCTTTGGTCCATGTCGATGTGACTTATCACGTCGGTTCGGCTCGCGAGCAAGTCGGTAAATCAGGTTTTGCCCACTTTTTTGAACATATGATGTTTCAAGGCAGTGAAAACGTTGGTGATCAACAGCACTTCAAGATCATTACTGAGGCTGGCGGTACGTTAAATGGTACGACAAATCGTGACCGTACCAATTACTTTGAAACGGTTCCGTCGAACCAGCTAGAGAAAATGTTGTGGCTAGAGTCTGATCGTATGGGCTTCTTACTCGATGCAGTTTCACAGCGTAAGTTTGAGATTCAGCGCGATACGGTCAAAAACGAACGTGCCCAGAACTACGATAACCGCCCTTATGGTTTGATGTGGGAAAAAATGGGTGAAGCGATGTATCCAGAAGGTCATCCGTATTCGTGGCAGACCATTGGTTATGTCGAGGATCTTGATCGTGTCGATGTGAATGATCTTAAAGCCTTCTTCTTACGCTGGTACGGGCCAAATAATGCGGTATTGACCATTGGTGGTGATATCGACACCGAACAAACCTTGGAGTGGGTGAGTAAGTACTTTGGTTCAATTCCAACGGGTCCAGAAGTTGAGCAAGCGCCAAAGCAACCTGCTAGCTTGTCGGAAGATCGCTACGTCACGCTTGAAGACCGTATTCAACAGCCAATGTTAATGATTGGTTGGCCAACGAAATATAACGGTGCTGAGGAGCAAGCGTCACTCAATGCGTTAGCCAATGTATTAGGGAGCGGTGCCAACAGCTTGCTCTATCAAAAATTAGTTAAAACGCAAAAAGCGGTCGATGCGGGTGCATTTCAAGATTGTACTGAGTTGTCATGTACTTTCTATGTTTATGCAATGGCGCCGTCTGGTGAGAAAGGGGCGTTGAAGCCTCTCTACCAAGAATTAATGCAGACGTTAGCTGAATTTGAAGCAAAAGGTGTGGATGATAAGCGACTTGAGCAGATCACAGGAATGGCCGAAGCCAATGCCGTTTTCGCCTTGCAAAGTGTACGTGGCAAAGTGTCACAGTTGGCGTCGAATGAAACCTTCTTCAATACGCCAGATCGAATTCAGTCGCAATTAGAGCAGATTCGCTCCGTTACCCCTGAATCAGTAATGGATGCCTATAAAACTTACGTCAATGGCCATCATAAGGTCGCGCTAAGCGTGGTTCCTCGTGGAAAAACTGAGCTAGCCGCAGCGCCGGCCAATTTTGTTACGCCACCACGAACGCTACCGGAATACCAAAAAATCACCGACGATCAATTAGCGTATCGTAAAGCAAGCGATGATTTTGACCGCTCAGTGATGCCAGAAGTGGCGGAAGGGGTGAAAGCGCAGATGCCAGAACTCTATCGCTTATATTTCGATAATGGCGCTGAGTTACTCGGGACTGTCAGTTCTGAAACGCCAACTGTGCAGCTAGAGATCAGCTTCCCAGCAGGTGAACGCTATGTACAGAGTGGTAAAGAAGGCTTAGCGAATCTGACAGCGGCAATGATGCAAGAAGCGACGTCAGATTCATCGCTAGAAGAACTCGAAGCTCAGCTAAATACACTTGGTAGTAGTATCTCGATTAATGCAGGTAACTATACCACTAGTATTTCAGTATCAAGTTTAGAGAAGAACCTCACCGAAACCCTAACGTTGGTTGAGGAAATACTCTTCAAGCCAGCGTTCCGCGAGCAAGATTTTGAGCGAATCCAGAAGCAGATGCTGGAAGGCTTGGTCTATCAGCATCAAAAACCAAGCTGGTTAGCATCTCAAGCAACACGCCAAGTACTCTTCTCAGGCTCTGTTTATCAGCGTCCAACGGATGGTACCGAAGCCTCAGTCGCTAAGTTGACGCTTGATGATGTTAAAGCTTTCTACAAACAGCATTACACACCACAAGGCGCACAAATTGTTGTTGTTGGTGACATCTCTAAGCGCCAAATTAAACAAGAACTGGCCTTTATCGATGCTTGGCAGGGAGAAATTGCGCCGCTATTAAGGCCTCAACTAGTGAAGCCCCTTGCTCAGCAGAAAATCTTCCTAGTTGATAAACCGGGAGCTCCGCAGAGCGTTGTGCGTATGGTCCGTCAAGGCCTGCCGTTTGATGCCACTGGTGAAGTTTACCTTACTCAGCTAGCGAACTTTAATCTCGCGGGTAACTTCAATAGCCGCATCAACCAAAACCTCAGAGAGGACAAAGGTTACACTTATGGTGCTAGCGGTTATTTAGCGTCTAATAGAGAAGTGGGAGCGATTGTTTACTCTGCTCAAGTACGCGCAGACTCGACGATTCCATCGATTCTTGAAATGAAGAAAGAGCTGGCGCAATACAGTGAGAGTGGAATGACTGACGATGAAATGAAATTTTTACGCTTAGCAGTCGGTCAACAAGATGCACTAAAATATGAAACGCCTTCACAGAAAGCAGGGCTACTTAATAGTATTTTAGCTTATAGCTTGGATGAAGATTACCTGAAGCAACGCAATGAGATTGTTGAATCGGTCCAAAAGCCAACCCTTGATGGACTAGCAAGTAAGTGGTTTAACCCTGATGACTACCAAATTATCGTTGTAGGGGATAAGAAAACGCTGAAACCGCAACTAGAAAGTTTGCATATTCCGATAGAAGAGCTTGAAATCATCCGTTAG
- a CDS encoding YqaA family protein — MLEAFNSAFESFALWFSDSALWVLFFSGFLSATLLPGGSEASLIATLSLNQYSTFMIILVATLGNTLGGLTNYWLGLWLPNRTQNEKHGHKALKWLNKYGYWSLIFSWLPVIGDPLCLAAGWLRMRFWPCFWLILIGKALRYTALAAIFYGFF; from the coding sequence ATGCTAGAAGCGTTTAATAGCGCTTTTGAATCCTTCGCTTTATGGTTTTCTGATTCCGCACTTTGGGTACTGTTTTTTAGCGGTTTCCTGAGTGCTACCTTGCTGCCCGGCGGTTCTGAGGCCAGTTTAATTGCGACTCTCAGCTTAAACCAATACTCCACTTTTATGATCATTTTAGTTGCCACCTTAGGTAATACCTTAGGTGGCTTGACCAACTATTGGCTAGGCTTATGGCTACCAAATCGAACTCAAAATGAAAAACATGGTCATAAAGCTCTAAAGTGGCTGAATAAATACGGCTATTGGTCTTTAATTTTTAGTTGGTTGCCTGTGATTGGCGACCCGTTATGTTTAGCCGCTGGATGGCTTCGTATGCGCTTTTGGCCATGTTTTTGGTTGATCTTAATCGGTAAAGCGCTGCGTTATACTGCTCTAGCAGCAATTTTTTACGGATTCTTTTAA
- a CDS encoding NADP-dependent oxidoreductase, translating into MENKQIAISEFGDPEVLVVQTSSMPQPKAGEVIVKVHFAGVNPIDVKTRAGLGWAASENKDNLPWVPGYDISGEVITLGQGAERFCVGDNVAGFIGFPLVGGGYSQYISVPESALSLVPDSITLEAAAALPLAGQTALQALDKAGVNEGDRVLILAGAGGVGHIAIQVAVAAKAEVFTTCSEANLDYMATLGAHAVNYQFAPVSERVEEADVLIDLVGGDAALDALKCLKDGGKVVTVPTLSAELICEKAKMLGFEASGMLVDPNPEQLDALLYMVSVGLVKTEIQQVFAMSEVSEAHRQIETGHTRGKILLDMQC; encoded by the coding sequence ATGGAAAACAAACAAATCGCTATCTCTGAGTTCGGAGACCCAGAAGTTCTCGTTGTTCAAACTTCTTCAATGCCACAACCTAAAGCAGGGGAAGTCATAGTTAAAGTCCACTTTGCTGGTGTGAATCCTATCGATGTCAAAACGCGGGCAGGTCTTGGCTGGGCCGCTTCGGAAAATAAAGATAACCTTCCATGGGTGCCTGGTTATGATATTTCAGGTGAGGTGATCACTCTAGGTCAAGGTGCTGAGCGTTTTTGTGTTGGCGACAACGTCGCAGGCTTTATCGGTTTTCCATTAGTAGGTGGAGGCTATAGCCAGTATATCTCAGTACCTGAAAGTGCACTTAGTTTGGTACCAGATTCTATTACCCTCGAGGCGGCGGCAGCGCTTCCTCTTGCAGGACAAACGGCACTACAAGCGTTAGACAAAGCGGGTGTTAATGAAGGGGATCGCGTCCTTATTCTAGCTGGTGCCGGTGGTGTAGGCCATATCGCAATTCAAGTTGCCGTTGCTGCTAAAGCGGAAGTCTTTACGACATGTAGTGAAGCGAACCTAGATTATATGGCGACGTTAGGGGCTCATGCTGTGAATTATCAATTTGCGCCGGTTTCAGAACGCGTTGAAGAAGCAGATGTGCTTATTGATTTAGTTGGTGGCGATGCCGCACTTGATGCTCTCAAGTGCTTGAAAGATGGTGGTAAAGTTGTCACAGTACCGACCTTAAGTGCTGAGCTTATTTGCGAAAAGGCTAAAATGCTTGGCTTTGAAGCATCGGGAATGTTGGTTGATCCGAATCCGGAACAGCTTGATGCACTGCTGTACATGGTCAGTGTTGGATTGGTGAAAACTGAAATCCAACAGGTATTTGCCATGAGCGAGGTGAGCGAAGCTCATCGACAAATCGAAACGGGACATACGAGAGGCAAGATCTTGCTTGATATGCAATGCTAG
- a CDS encoding sodium ion-translocating decarboxylase subunit beta: protein MEGLMTLWSETGIANFEFGQICMILVGCALLFLAIRKGFEPLLLLPIGFGAILANIPNAGFTEEGGLLYYVYYVGIESGIFPLLIFMGVGAMTDFGALIANPKTLWLGAAAQFGIFATLFGAILLNYVPGMEFSMPDAASIAIIGGADGPTAIFLASKLSPDLLGAIAVAAYSYMALVPIIQPPIMKALTSPEERKIQMAQLRHVGKGEKILFPLAVLLMTILFLPSATPLVGMFCLGNLMREAGVVDRLSKTAQNELINIVTIFLGLGVGSKLQAEEFLNVETLGILALGAVAFSIGTAGGVLMAKVLNKFSKEDINPLIGAAGVSAVPMAARVVNKVGLDANPQNFLLMHAMGPNVAGVLGSAVAAGILLALVG from the coding sequence ATGGAAGGATTAATGACCTTATGGTCAGAAACAGGGATCGCTAACTTCGAGTTTGGCCAGATCTGTATGATCTTGGTGGGTTGTGCCTTGTTATTCTTGGCGATTCGCAAGGGTTTTGAGCCTTTGCTGTTATTGCCGATTGGTTTTGGTGCGATCCTCGCAAACATTCCCAATGCAGGGTTTACCGAAGAAGGCGGACTTCTTTACTACGTTTATTACGTCGGTATTGAGTCAGGTATCTTCCCACTGCTGATCTTCATGGGCGTAGGCGCGATGACAGATTTCGGTGCCTTGATCGCTAACCCGAAAACACTATGGCTGGGTGCTGCGGCTCAGTTCGGTATTTTCGCAACACTGTTTGGTGCGATCTTACTTAACTACGTACCTGGTATGGAATTTAGCATGCCAGATGCCGCATCGATTGCAATTATCGGTGGTGCGGATGGCCCGACAGCAATCTTCTTAGCAAGTAAGTTATCACCTGATCTTCTTGGTGCGATTGCGGTTGCGGCATACAGTTATATGGCTTTGGTGCCGATTATTCAGCCACCAATCATGAAAGCACTGACATCACCTGAAGAGCGTAAAATTCAGATGGCTCAGTTGCGTCATGTTGGTAAAGGGGAAAAGATCTTATTCCCACTTGCTGTACTGTTGATGACGATCTTGTTCCTGCCTTCAGCGACACCGTTAGTCGGTATGTTCTGTTTAGGTAACTTGATGCGTGAAGCTGGCGTGGTGGATCGTTTGTCGAAAACGGCACAAAATGAGTTGATTAACATTGTGACCATCTTCCTCGGTCTTGGTGTTGGCTCTAAGCTGCAAGCTGAAGAATTCTTAAATGTAGAAACATTAGGTATTTTGGCGCTAGGTGCGGTTGCTTTCAGTATTGGTACTGCAGGCGGTGTATTAATGGCTAAAGTACTTAACAAGTTCTCGAAAGAAGACATCAATCCACTGATTGGCGCGGCAGGTGTTTCTGCGGTACCAATGGCTGCACGAGTTGTAAACAAGGTTGGTCTTGATGCTAACCCGCAAAATTTCCTACTTATGCACGCGATGGGACCTAACGTGGCGGGTGTACTAGGTTCAGCGGTAGCTGCAGGTATCTTGCTCGCACTTGTCGGGTAA